In Scatophagus argus isolate fScaArg1 chromosome 5, fScaArg1.pri, whole genome shotgun sequence, a genomic segment contains:
- the lhx1a gene encoding LIM/homeobox protein Lhx1 isoform X1 gives MVHCAGCERPILDRFLLNVLDRAWHVKCVQCCECKCNLTEKCFSREGRLYCKNDFFRRFGTKCGGCSQGISPNDLVRRARSKVFHLNCFTCMMCNKQLSTGEELYIIDENKFVCKDDYLSNTSVKDTNLLSVTACSDPSLSPDSQDQLQDDVVLKDTEIATLSDKETVNNENDDQNLGGKRRGPRTTIKAKQLETLKAAFAATPKPTRHIREQLAQETGLNMRVIQVWFQNRRSKERRMKQLSALGARRHAFFRSPRRMRTLVDRLEPGELIPNGPFSYYGDYQSEYYGPGGNYDFFPQGPPSSQAQTPVDLPFVPSSGPTGTPLGSMDHPLPGHHPSSDVQRFSDIMSHHPGDSPSPEPGIPGPLHSISSEVFGPSPPFTSLSLNGSGYNNHLSHPPSEMNEGTVW, from the exons ATGGTCCACTGCGCCGGCTGCGAGAGGCCTATTCTGGACCGCTTTCTGCTCAACGTGCTGGACAGAGCCTGGCACGTCAAGTGTGTGCAGTGCTGCGAGTGCAAATGTAATTtgacagagaaatgtttttctcGAGAGGGCAGACTGTACtgcaaaaatgatttctttag GCGTTTCGGCACCAAGTGTGGCGGTTGTTCGCAGGGCATCTCTCCTAACGACTTGGTCCGGAGAGCCCGGAGCAAAGTGTTTCACCTCAACTGCTTCACCTGCATGATGTGCAATAAGCAGCTCTCCACCGGCGAGGAGCTCTACATCATAGACGAGAATAAATTCGTTTGCAAAGACGATTATTTAAGCAACACCAGTGTGAAAGACACCAACCTCCTctcag TAACGGCATGCAGCGACCCCAGCTTATCGCCGGACTCTCAAGACCAGCTACAGGATGACGTGGTCCTAAAGGACACGGAGATAGCCACCCTGTCCGACAAAGAAACGGTTAATAACGAGAACGACGACCAGAACCTCGGAGGGAAGCGGCGCGGCCCGCGAACCACCATCAAGGCCAAGCAGCTGGAGACGCTGAAGGCGGCGTTTGCTGCCACCCCCAAACCCACCAGACACATCAGGGAGCAGCTGGCCCAGGAGACCGGCCTCAACATGAGAGTCATCCAG gtctgGTTCCAGAACAGACGTTCCAAAGAGAGGCGCATGAAGCAGCTGAGCGCGCTGGGCGCCCGAAGACACGCGTTCTTCCGGAGCCCGAGGCGGATGAGGACGTTGGTGGACAGACTGGAGCCCGGGGAGCTGATCCCCAACGGTCCCTTCTCTTACTATGGAG ATTATCAAAGTGAGTACTACGGCCCAGGAGGGAACTATGACTTCTTCCCTCAGGGGCCTCCATCTTCGCAGGCACAGACCCCGGTTGATCTCCCTTTCGTGCCCTCCTCAGGCCCCACGGGCACCCCACTTGGAAGTATGGACCACCCCCTGCCAGGCCACCACCCCTCTAGCGACGTGCAGCGCTTCTCCGacatcatgtcccatcacccAGGGGATTCTCCCAGCCCAGAGCCTGGCATCCCTGGGCCCCTGCACAGCATCTCCTCTGAGGTGTTCGGCCCCAGTCCACCCTTTACCTCACTGTCGCTGAACGGCAGCGGATACAACAACCACCTGTCTCACCCGCCCTCGGAAATGAACGAGGGCACTGTGTGGTAG
- the lhx1a gene encoding LIM/homeobox protein Lhx1 isoform X2: protein MVHCAGCERPILDRFLLNVLDRAWHVKCVQCCECKCNLTEKCFSREGRLYCKNDFFRRFGTKCGGCSQGISPNDLVRRARSKVFHLNCFTCMMCNKQLSTGEELYIIDENKFVCKDDYLSNTSVKDTNLLSVTACSDPSLSPDSQDQLQDDVVLKDTEIATLSDKETVNNENDDQNLGGKRRGPRTTIKAKQLETLKAAFAATPKPTRHIREQLAQETGLNMRVIQVWFQNRRSKERRMKQLSALGARRHAFFRSPRRMRTLVDRLEPGELIPNGPFSYYGDYQSPTGTPLGSMDHPLPGHHPSSDVQRFSDIMSHHPGDSPSPEPGIPGPLHSISSEVFGPSPPFTSLSLNGSGYNNHLSHPPSEMNEGTVW, encoded by the exons ATGGTCCACTGCGCCGGCTGCGAGAGGCCTATTCTGGACCGCTTTCTGCTCAACGTGCTGGACAGAGCCTGGCACGTCAAGTGTGTGCAGTGCTGCGAGTGCAAATGTAATTtgacagagaaatgtttttctcGAGAGGGCAGACTGTACtgcaaaaatgatttctttag GCGTTTCGGCACCAAGTGTGGCGGTTGTTCGCAGGGCATCTCTCCTAACGACTTGGTCCGGAGAGCCCGGAGCAAAGTGTTTCACCTCAACTGCTTCACCTGCATGATGTGCAATAAGCAGCTCTCCACCGGCGAGGAGCTCTACATCATAGACGAGAATAAATTCGTTTGCAAAGACGATTATTTAAGCAACACCAGTGTGAAAGACACCAACCTCCTctcag TAACGGCATGCAGCGACCCCAGCTTATCGCCGGACTCTCAAGACCAGCTACAGGATGACGTGGTCCTAAAGGACACGGAGATAGCCACCCTGTCCGACAAAGAAACGGTTAATAACGAGAACGACGACCAGAACCTCGGAGGGAAGCGGCGCGGCCCGCGAACCACCATCAAGGCCAAGCAGCTGGAGACGCTGAAGGCGGCGTTTGCTGCCACCCCCAAACCCACCAGACACATCAGGGAGCAGCTGGCCCAGGAGACCGGCCTCAACATGAGAGTCATCCAG gtctgGTTCCAGAACAGACGTTCCAAAGAGAGGCGCATGAAGCAGCTGAGCGCGCTGGGCGCCCGAAGACACGCGTTCTTCCGGAGCCCGAGGCGGATGAGGACGTTGGTGGACAGACTGGAGCCCGGGGAGCTGATCCCCAACGGTCCCTTCTCTTACTATGGAG ATTATCAAA GCCCCACGGGCACCCCACTTGGAAGTATGGACCACCCCCTGCCAGGCCACCACCCCTCTAGCGACGTGCAGCGCTTCTCCGacatcatgtcccatcacccAGGGGATTCTCCCAGCCCAGAGCCTGGCATCCCTGGGCCCCTGCACAGCATCTCCTCTGAGGTGTTCGGCCCCAGTCCACCCTTTACCTCACTGTCGCTGAACGGCAGCGGATACAACAACCACCTGTCTCACCCGCCCTCGGAAATGAACGAGGGCACTGTGTGGTAG